A stretch of Orientia tsutsugamushi DNA encodes these proteins:
- a CDS encoding integrase → MINNGEELNTIAKMLVHSSVSTTEIYARTSVDKVKAATNKVVNNMLTSDNANTELDKIMPEILASLGC, encoded by the coding sequence ATGATAAATAATGGAGAAGAACTAAATACAATAGCTAAAATGTTAGTACATAGTAGTGTTTCAACAACTGAAATTTATGCTAGAACTAGTGTAGACAAGGTAAAAGCAGCTACAAATAAAGTTGTAAACAATATGTTAACAAGTGATAATGCTAATACTGAACTAGACAAGATAATGCCTGAAATCTTAGCATCATTAGGTTGCTAA
- the traN gene encoding conjugal transfer protein TraN — MKQLIVLVLIILNINCCLASMQSSYNEASNYNVNLGNSSNTQELFHQGSNVNYPNNDEDLTYHGRNQLSTESGAMLFQAENSKNNALTQHNINDQNYMIANSMRIESDPLSALDSSNFVTQTSTTNTEIIQSCTEGSKFNIELIRELNVECKLENVWLPWQSRQMEFATEEIKENHSNWINSRSDVYDDELDAQVYCLADDPEAIVKQMKWAIANRLGASIHHVGRNLLLEVNEKICILHYDYRDKTQELRKVAEYWKVLNPELEQLTESNECYEVNRINYDGGDRVFFDKFKVNRPYWKQKIVFSCTSDPKDGCKHLKIQNCELKNSTCQKSVANICLLWQHDYSCSTEKQTMLHSSLRNNSIFCLGGNCNTPTIIPNRDIAKVAHIAMLNQMSKDIKTNPVSVFSGKHRKCKKDVFSFLNCCSSMTGWGRDIGLSQCKSKEQELALYRKKGYCYYIGTYCSSRIPILGICLARKSTYCCFQSKLARIFQEEARKQLKIDFGTPECPNCRGLTVKELQKVDFTKINMDELFGDILTKAQNSMNKDIIAGIKDKVHRMQQSQSK, encoded by the coding sequence ATGAAGCAACTTATAGTACTAGTTTTGATAATATTGAACATCAATTGTTGTTTAGCTTCAATGCAAAGCAGTTATAATGAAGCTAGCAACTATAATGTAAATCTTGGAAATTCTTCAAATACACAAGAATTATTTCATCAAGGTAGTAATGTCAATTATCCTAATAATGATGAGGATTTAACCTATCATGGCCGTAATCAGCTTAGTACAGAAAGTGGGGCAATGTTATTTCAAGCTGAAAACAGTAAAAACAATGCCTTAACTCAACATAATATCAACGATCAAAATTATATGATAGCTAATTCAATGAGAATTGAATCTGATCCTTTAAGTGCCCTTGATAGCAGTAACTTCGTAACTCAGACAAGTACAACTAATACTGAAATTATTCAAAGTTGTACTGAAGGCAGTAAGTTCAATATTGAACTTATTCGAGAATTAAACGTTGAGTGCAAATTAGAGAATGTATGGCTTCCATGGCAAAGCCGGCAAATGGAATTTGCAACAGAAGAAATAAAGGAGAATCATAGTAATTGGATTAATAGTCGTAGCGATGTCTATGATGATGAATTAGATGCGCAAGTATACTGCCTAGCAGATGATCCCGAAGCAATTGTAAAACAAATGAAATGGGCTATTGCTAATAGGCTTGGTGCATCTATACACCATGTTGGTAGAAATTTGTTATTAGAAGTAAATGAAAAAATATGTATACTTCACTATGACTACAGAGATAAGACTCAAGAACTAAGGAAAGTAGCAGAATATTGGAAAGTTTTAAACCCTGAACTTGAGCAATTAACAGAAAGTAACGAATGCTATGAGGTCAATAGAATCAACTATGATGGTGGTGATAGAGTATTTTTTGACAAGTTTAAAGTCAATCGTCCATATTGGAAACAAAAGATTGTTTTTTCATGTACTAGCGATCCAAAAGATGGTTGCAAACACCTTAAAATTCAAAATTGCGAATTAAAAAACAGCACTTGCCAAAAATCAGTAGCAAATATTTGTTTACTATGGCAGCACGATTATAGCTGTTCAACTGAGAAGCAAACAATGCTACACTCATCATTGCGTAATAACTCAATCTTTTGTTTAGGAGGCAATTGCAATACTCCAACTATTATACCAAACAGGGATATAGCTAAAGTAGCTCATATAGCGATGCTAAATCAGATGAGCAAAGATATTAAAACAAATCCCGTTTCTGTATTTTCAGGGAAACATCGCAAATGCAAAAAAGATGTATTTAGTTTTTTGAATTGCTGTTCTTCAATGACTGGCTGGGGGCGTGATATAGGCTTATCACAATGCAAATCTAAGGAACAAGAATTAGCTCTATATAGAAAAAAAGGTTACTGCTATTACATTGGAACCTACTGTTCTTCAAGAATTCCAATATTAGGTATTTGCTTAGCTAGAAAGTCTACTTATTGCTGCTTTCAGTCGAAACTTGCTAGAATTTTTCAGGAAGAAGCAAGAAAACAGCTAAAAATAGACTTTGGAACACCTGAATGTCCAAATTGTAGAGGCCTTACTGTTAAGGAATTACAAAAAGTTGATTTCACTAAAATCAATATGGATGAACTATTTGGTGATATACTCACTAAGGCTCAAAACAGCATGAACAAAGACATTATTGCAGGAATCAAAGATAAAGTTCATCGTATGCAACAAAGTCAGTCTAAATGA
- a CDS encoding conjugal transfer protein TraF, translated as MSRLLMVMILISHLSTVDASPTGFLWYNDKHGHEPDDSTSKLINLAHDHRIEELKEQFNRAQRIALDNPTLENVITAQRLQKQIMEKAHKFATMWQLATLLDYQLINAHEPSNSLHRKLYQEKSEQKNDLKLKNIAKNWGLILQVKQDCLLCNAFMPIVQSFANKYAFQLLAVSKNNELLNKLNPKHIVPVLYLVASDGKKIYSVARGIISEDKIIDNILAIDRYYHKLETR; from the coding sequence ATGAGCAGATTACTAATGGTTATGATATTAATTAGTCATTTATCCACTGTTGATGCTTCACCAACAGGATTTCTATGGTATAATGATAAACATGGTCATGAGCCTGATGACTCTACTTCTAAGTTGATAAATTTGGCCCATGATCATAGAATCGAGGAATTAAAGGAGCAATTTAATCGAGCTCAGCGTATAGCGCTTGATAATCCAACGCTCGAAAATGTGATTACAGCACAAAGATTGCAGAAGCAAATCATGGAGAAGGCGCATAAGTTTGCTACTATGTGGCAGCTAGCTACTCTACTTGATTATCAACTGATTAATGCTCATGAGCCATCTAATAGCTTACATAGAAAGCTGTATCAAGAAAAATCAGAGCAGAAAAACGACTTAAAACTCAAAAACATTGCTAAAAACTGGGGCTTGATTCTGCAAGTTAAACAAGATTGCTTGCTCTGTAATGCCTTTATGCCTATTGTTCAGAGCTTTGCTAATAAATATGCATTTCAGTTGCTAGCTGTCAGTAAGAATAATGAGTTGCTGAATAAACTAAACCCTAAGCATATTGTACCTGTGTTATACCTAGTAGCTAGCGATGGTAAAAAAATATATTCAGTAGCTAGAGGCATAATTTCTGAAGATAAAATTATCGACAATATTCTAGCAATCGATAGATATTATCATAAATTGGAGACTAGATGA
- a CDS encoding conjugal transfer protein TraH, translating into MSIKIRVYAITILLLLQAPVSLAWNIENVFQGMSVNVTRSGSYQDQAAGYYAAGGLSARTSQTSFQPFAITPPSLNMSCSGIDAYLGSFSVISGEELVQLMKNIGSQAKVYAFSLGLKTFAPQIENALKDLRNLAMEMNQFAKGDCELTKALFATALPRNWAMREAVCRDIQSQSGFDYFAASKKCRNDLAQKQALRQAQNKDSELMLE; encoded by the coding sequence ATGAGCATCAAAATCAGAGTTTATGCTATTACAATACTATTATTGCTACAAGCTCCAGTATCACTGGCTTGGAATATCGAAAACGTATTTCAAGGAATGAGTGTTAATGTCACCAGATCTGGATCATATCAAGATCAAGCGGCTGGATATTATGCAGCTGGTGGATTGTCTGCTCGAACAAGCCAAACATCCTTTCAGCCATTTGCTATAACTCCACCATCTTTAAACATGAGCTGTAGCGGTATTGACGCCTATCTTGGTAGCTTCTCTGTTATTTCTGGAGAAGAATTAGTTCAACTAATGAAAAACATTGGTTCTCAAGCTAAAGTTTATGCATTTTCATTAGGATTAAAAACATTTGCTCCACAGATTGAGAACGCTCTCAAGGACTTGCGTAATCTAGCAATGGAGATGAATCAATTTGCCAAAGGAGATTGTGAATTAACAAAAGCATTATTTGCTACAGCTTTACCAAGAAACTGGGCTATGAGAGAAGCTGTTTGCCGTGATATACAGTCACAAAGTGGATTTGATTATTTTGCTGCTAGTAAAAAATGTCGTAATGATTTAGCTCAAAAACAAGCTCTGCGACAAGCACAAAATAAGGATTCAGAGCTAATGCTAGAATGA
- a CDS encoding Arm DNA-binding domain-containing protein: MTIGVFPDLSIKEARKIARELKRLMAKGIDPREVQRQQQIAEDEKRLKARQEITFQELYYRYIEEYAKIYIINWQSDAARIYNYGKLLFLKKISEIKSNDIEQIFNDISKDGKYATAK, encoded by the coding sequence ATGACGATAGGTGTATTTCCAGATTTATCTATTAAAGAAGCTAGAAAAATAGCAAGAGAATTAAAGAGATTAATGGCGAAAGGAATAGATCCAAGAGAAGTACAACGTCAACAACAGATAGCAGAAGATGAGAAACGTCTAAAAGCAAGACAAGAGATTACATTTCAAGAGCTGTATTATAGGTATATTGAAGAGTATGCCAAAATATATATTATAAACTGGCAGAGCGATGCTGCAAGAATATATAATTATGGGAAACTGTTATTTTTAAAAAAGATAAGTGAGATTAAAAGTAATGATATTGAACAAATATTCAATGATATCAGCAAAGATGGAAAATATGCGACAGCAAAATAG
- a CDS encoding conjugal transfer protein TraG N-terminal domain-containing protein, with the protein MDYVIYTFGGGDLLWHVFNGIGRVFASNSEYFTPVGHLALTIGGIWAATRAIFRGNIGIFAMEWFFPSIFIFTLLFAPKATVWLKDEVSMSAPVKVDNIPIGIAMFASLSSQTSYFVSKMLENHLLPAYEGLSSRKTGIMFGAKAVAKIRDVQIHDPVTLTNTKEFLRQCFMKPYIIGNILGKKAAAQQTNDIIGFIEQNIPNNFGIYYREPSNLGISFKTCRQATPLIKAAIHKELNEGLLTNFAAAIGVQSDQSHMLSQRLKVMTGDTLKYLQREQQDIHEWMKQAMLLNANRESYDDWREKFSLSRIYPNLVSMHAIRGLFQKSFSYLVAGEMAAHMMPILQSVFFAVVVSMIFIVFPMALLPGGYNILKTWILLIIWVSSWPVFFTIIHCLGMISLSSKSGAFGSDYGLNMLSQGSFAEMILYSYATFQMLASSIPMLSWSVIKACAHATANLASQFSPIQVASSLGSNIVDNNLSMDNYSIGNRTISQQNLAPSLHMAAIINDGSIKVTTTDDGRQIINKNVDLLLDNYRSSALLQSGYQNQFVRSQSNLDSLTKKESNLISTGNSITMEIADRITHDEALYIGLTESEYQALQKVGSSSIATTEYTGTSHSKSSSTSTSAGGGVW; encoded by the coding sequence ATGGATTACGTAATATACACATTTGGTGGTGGAGATCTGTTATGGCATGTGTTTAACGGCATAGGCAGAGTCTTTGCTTCAAATAGCGAATACTTCACTCCAGTAGGCCACTTAGCCTTGACTATTGGCGGCATATGGGCTGCTACTAGGGCTATTTTTAGAGGAAATATCGGCATCTTTGCTATGGAGTGGTTCTTTCCATCGATATTTATTTTTACGCTGTTATTTGCCCCCAAAGCTACTGTTTGGCTGAAGGATGAGGTATCAATGAGTGCACCAGTAAAAGTTGATAATATTCCGATAGGTATTGCAATGTTTGCTTCTCTTTCCTCGCAAACGAGTTACTTTGTGTCCAAAATGTTGGAAAATCATCTTTTACCGGCTTATGAAGGACTATCAAGCAGAAAAACTGGTATTATGTTTGGAGCTAAGGCTGTAGCTAAGATTCGAGATGTGCAAATACATGATCCAGTAACTTTAACTAATACGAAGGAATTTCTTAGACAATGCTTTATGAAGCCTTACATCATAGGTAATATCTTAGGAAAAAAAGCAGCTGCTCAACAAACTAATGACATTATAGGATTTATCGAGCAGAATATACCTAATAATTTCGGTATTTATTATCGCGAACCTAGTAATTTAGGTATTAGTTTCAAGACATGTAGGCAAGCTACTCCATTAATTAAAGCAGCAATTCATAAAGAATTAAATGAAGGGCTTTTAACAAACTTTGCAGCTGCGATTGGAGTTCAATCTGATCAGTCACACATGTTAAGTCAAAGACTAAAAGTCATGACTGGCGACACACTAAAATATTTACAGAGAGAGCAACAAGATATTCATGAATGGATGAAGCAAGCTATGCTACTTAATGCTAATCGTGAGTCATATGATGACTGGCGTGAGAAGTTTTCATTATCACGAATTTATCCTAATTTAGTTAGTATGCATGCAATCAGAGGGCTATTTCAAAAGTCGTTTTCGTATCTAGTAGCTGGAGAAATGGCTGCTCACATGATGCCTATTTTACAATCTGTTTTTTTTGCAGTAGTAGTTTCAATGATCTTTATTGTATTTCCAATGGCCTTACTGCCTGGTGGTTACAACATACTCAAAACATGGATTCTATTAATAATATGGGTCAGCAGCTGGCCAGTATTTTTTACAATAATCCATTGTCTAGGAATGATCAGCTTATCCAGTAAATCTGGAGCTTTCGGTAGTGATTATGGTCTGAATATGCTATCGCAAGGAAGCTTTGCAGAGATGATTTTATATAGCTATGCGACGTTTCAAATGCTTGCATCATCAATACCAATGCTTTCTTGGTCAGTGATAAAAGCTTGCGCTCATGCTACAGCTAACTTAGCCAGCCAGTTCTCTCCTATACAAGTTGCTAGCAGCTTAGGAAGCAACATAGTCGACAATAACTTGAGTATGGATAATTACAGCATAGGCAATAGAACTATTTCTCAACAAAACCTAGCTCCTTCATTACATATGGCTGCTATTATCAATGATGGTAGTATAAAAGTCACTACAACGGATGATGGTCGACAAATTATAAATAAAAACGTAGATTTATTATTAGATAACTACCGCTCTTCTGCACTGCTACAATCTGGATATCAAAACCAGTTTGTGCGTTCACAGAGCAATCTTGATTCACTGACAAAAAAAGAGTCCAATCTTATTTCAACAGGAAACTCCATTACCATGGAAATAGCCGACAGGATAACTCATGATGAAGCTCTGTATATAGGTCTAACTGAGAGTGAATACCAAGCTCTGCAGAAGGTTGGTTCTAGTAGCATTGCTACTACTGAGTATACAGGTACTAGCCACAGTAAAAGTAGTAGTACTAGTACTAGTGCTGGAGGTGGGGTGTGGTGA
- a CDS encoding type IV secretion system DNA-binding domain-containing protein, translating into MNFQNQGNFTRGSQLFAHKLRMFGQGSTNVFIIGLGLSIFWIICRLYQKVFLSSLYYFAIERYVQLKLAIGEHFYDIDQIGIKFYSLRFKKWMHLNAQDFLHEFYTSQHGFKIQQLLEFLINSALLEGLIVFAIGVIISIVFFTAQGKKTIIKAKIRGADFVGYKCLAKMLKRAKKASKIRFGGLPLVKNSERLHILITGTTGTGKTNMLNELLPQIRLHKDRAIIVDTTGTFIDRFFDSKCDKLLNPFEKNSEQWLPWNDCFEAADFHDIASSFSNYTPKLDDFFAKNAELVLSEALKLYKDDKDIIKLIHTIIYSDNRQFAKAFRNTAVSGIISESALETSAGIQSTLGKNITSLQYLKPGGSFSIKEWFSNSNETGWLFITANPNQRATLCPLISAWISIAIKALMCRNPNHDNKNMWFILDELPALQKVSFLPVALAESRKYGGCFVAGLQNIHQLEAIYGAAECDSMLDLFNSKFIFRVSDQVTAYKSALTLGEQEIIETQENLSYGSNTMRDGVNMNNVERKKILVMPSEIMNLPDLTCYVKLAGNFPITKLTMQLQNLNTAFVCEYKLLKKLKLVEY; encoded by the coding sequence ATGAATTTTCAGAATCAAGGAAATTTCACCAGAGGCTCGCAGTTATTTGCCCATAAGTTAAGAATGTTTGGGCAAGGTAGTACCAACGTTTTTATAATTGGATTAGGATTATCGATATTCTGGATTATATGTCGATTATATCAAAAAGTTTTTCTGAGCAGCTTGTATTATTTTGCAATTGAAAGATATGTGCAGCTTAAGCTAGCAATTGGTGAGCATTTTTATGATATCGATCAAATAGGCATTAAGTTTTATAGTTTAAGGTTTAAAAAATGGATGCACCTCAATGCTCAAGACTTTTTGCATGAGTTTTATACAAGCCAACATGGATTTAAAATACAGCAATTATTGGAATTCTTAATTAATTCAGCATTGTTAGAAGGATTAATTGTTTTTGCTATTGGTGTGATAATCTCAATTGTTTTCTTTACAGCTCAAGGTAAAAAAACGATTATTAAGGCCAAAATTAGAGGTGCTGATTTTGTAGGATACAAATGCTTAGCCAAAATGCTAAAAAGAGCTAAAAAGGCCTCTAAAATCCGTTTTGGAGGCTTACCATTAGTAAAGAATAGTGAAAGATTACACATTCTGATTACTGGAACAACAGGTACCGGTAAAACTAATATGCTTAACGAACTGCTACCACAAATTCGATTACATAAGGATCGAGCAATAATTGTAGACACAACTGGAACTTTTATTGATAGATTTTTTGACTCTAAATGTGATAAACTGCTTAATCCTTTTGAAAAAAATAGTGAACAATGGTTGCCTTGGAATGATTGTTTTGAAGCAGCTGATTTTCATGATATAGCGAGTAGTTTTAGTAATTATACTCCTAAACTTGATGACTTTTTTGCTAAAAATGCTGAATTAGTCTTGTCTGAAGCATTGAAGCTATATAAGGATGATAAAGATATCATAAAACTAATTCATACAATCATTTACTCTGATAATAGACAATTTGCAAAAGCTTTTAGAAACACAGCTGTATCAGGTATTATAAGCGAAAGCGCGCTCGAAACTTCTGCAGGAATTCAATCTACTCTTGGAAAGAATATTACTTCGCTACAATATTTAAAGCCTGGAGGTAGTTTTAGCATCAAGGAATGGTTTAGTAACTCAAATGAAACTGGCTGGCTATTTATCACAGCTAACCCAAATCAAAGAGCTACTTTATGCCCACTTATTTCAGCTTGGATAAGCATAGCTATCAAGGCTTTGATGTGTAGAAATCCTAATCATGATAACAAAAACATGTGGTTTATACTTGATGAACTGCCAGCTCTACAAAAAGTTTCGTTTTTACCAGTTGCTTTGGCTGAAAGTAGAAAGTATGGAGGCTGCTTTGTTGCTGGATTGCAGAACATTCATCAATTAGAAGCAATATATGGGGCTGCTGAATGTGATTCTATGCTGGATTTGTTTAATAGTAAATTTATTTTTCGAGTTAGCGATCAGGTTACAGCTTATAAGTCAGCATTAACACTAGGTGAACAAGAAATTATTGAAACTCAAGAGAACTTGTCATATGGATCAAATACTATGCGAGATGGGGTAAATATGAATAATGTTGAGCGTAAAAAGATTTTAGTTATGCCATCTGAAATTATGAACCTACCAGACCTTACATGTTATGTAAAGCTTGCCGGTAACTTTCCTATCACAAAACTAACTATGCAGCTACAAAACTTAAATACAGCTTTTGTTTGTGAATATAAATTGCTCAAAAAACTTAAGTTAGTAGAGTATTAA
- a CDS encoding conjugal transfer protein TraH, with amino-acid sequence MRRNITISPEQSYAGKAKQQFTNLKNKFDHNTEFSNHEIAFLSSIGDIFPIYDYITLEAISGVTILDSSSELIASYTLVQHLKEVITEIRRAVTSLGAKQVSNEHLERYLKELNRVQLFANEKWTSLQTDASRIDKRARLIEQHLIAKEKS; translated from the coding sequence TTGCGACGAAATATCACAATATCACCAGAGCAGTCTTATGCAGGTAAAGCTAAACAACAATTTACTAATCTAAAAAATAAGTTTGATCATAATACTGAATTTAGTAACCATGAAATAGCCTTTTTATCTTCGATTGGAGATATATTTCCGATTTATGATTATATTACATTAGAAGCTATTTCTGGAGTCACAATTTTAGATAGCTCATCAGAATTAATAGCTAGCTATACATTAGTTCAGCATTTGAAGGAAGTAATCACCGAAATACGTAGAGCCGTTACTTCACTAGGTGCTAAGCAAGTTTCGAATGAACATTTAGAAAGATATTTGAAGGAATTGAATCGGGTACAACTTTTTGCAAATGAGAAATGGACTAGCCTACAAACAGATGCAAGTCGAATAGATAAAAGGGCTAGATTAATAGAGCAGCATTTAATAGCGAAGGAGAAAAGTTAA